The following proteins come from a genomic window of Henningerozyma blattae CBS 6284 chromosome 4, complete genome:
- the BMT6 gene encoding 25S rRNA (uracil2843-N3)-methyltransferase (similar to Saccharomyces cerevisiae YLR063W; ancestral locus Anc_8.30), translating to MAKNKTSNKQLPVHNPATLPPQEILDLFKVTFNEELYVEDIEKLQADIQDVKSSLFNREYIEAFDDDIKRTAYCIRWSSSRAMAYASLFAFFDPIKKIIQCHSSEDQAVLCIGGGAGGELIALCSMFVYSQNMTKKFSTNNEDVAESPKLKLNLMDIADWSSIIERLENQINEKWLYGGGNDTLNINFIHDDILKMNFNENNVSLSNINLITLLFTTNELFTEHKTESIRLLQKFNKDCKSGCHLLIVESAGSYSHITVGRKQFPIHFLIDTILVGVRTGDKSPSAWSLVSENDSLWYRCDPNCDYPLKVENMRFFIVYIKKIK from the coding sequence ATGGCAAAAAACAAGACGTCAAATAAGCAATTACCAGTTCATAATCCGGCTACATTACCCCCACAGGAAATCCTAGATCTTTTCAAAGTTACATtcaatgaagaattatacGTGGAGgatatagaaaaattacaagCTGATATTCAAGATGTCAAATCTAGTTTGTTTAATCGAGAATATATTGAAGcttttgatgatgatattaaaagaacTGCATATTGTATAAGATGGTCATCTTCTCGTGCGATGGCTTACGCGTCTTTATTTGCATTCTTTGATCCCatcaagaaaattattcaatgcCACTCATCAGAGGATCAAGCAGTATTGTGTATAGGTGGTGGTGCAGGCGGGGAATTAATTGCATTATGTAGCATGTTTGTTTATTCACAAAATatgacaaaaaaattctccACTAATAACGAAGATGTAGCAGAAAGTCCGaagttgaaattaaatttgatgGATATAGCAGATTGGAGTTCTATTATAGAAAGATtagaaaatcaaattaatgaaaaatggtTATACGGCGGTGGTAATGATAccttaaatattaattttattcatgatgatatattaaaaatgaatttcaATGAGAATAATGTATCTCTCtccaatattaatttaataacgTTATTATTTACCACAAATGAACTTTTTACAGAACATAAGACAGAGAGCATCAgattattacaaaaattcAACAAAGATTGTAAATCAGGATGCCATTTATTAATAGTCGAAAGTGCTGGTAGTTATTCACATATAACAGTGGGGAGAAAACAATTCCCTATTCATTTCCTAATAGACACAATATTGGTTGGTGTAAGAACTGGAGATAAATCACCTTCTGCCTGGTCATTAGTATCCGAGAATGACAGCTTATGGTATCGTTGCGATCCAAACTGTGACTACCCTCTAAAAGTGGAAAACATGAGATTTTTTATcgtttatataaaaaaaattaaataa